From the genome of Cystobacter fuscus DSM 2262:
CCATAGCCCGCCAGCCCCGCCTGCACCACGAGCCCGACGGCCTCGGGGATGACCATGAAGTAGCGGGTGCAGTCCGGGTGCGTCACCGTGACCGGCCCGCCCCGCTGGATCTGCTGCTTGAAGAGGGGCACCACGCTGCCCGCCGAGCCGAGCACATTGCCGAAGCGCACGGCGGTGAAGGAGGTATGTGAACGGGCCGCGACGTCCCGGATGACCATCTCGGCGAGCCGCTTGGAGGCCCCCATGACCGAGGTGGGATGGACCGCCTTGTCGGTGGAGATGAGCACGAAGCGCTCCACGCCACAGACATCGGCCATCCGCGCGACGTTCAGGGTGCCGAAGACGTTGTTCTTGATGGCTTCCTCGGGCGAGTCCTCCATCAAGGGCACGTGCTTGTGCGCGGCCGCGTGGAACACGTACTCCGGGGCGTGCTCCCTTCCAATACGCATCAGCCGTTCCTGGTCTCGGATGTCCGCCACGATGGCGCTCACCGACAGTAGCGGGTAGCGCTCCTGGAGCTGGCGCACGAGGAAGTAGAGCTCGTTCTCGTTGATGTCGAGCAACACGAGCGAAGCGGGCCCATGCGAGGCGATCTGACGGGCGATCTCGCTGCCAATGGAGCCCGCGCTCCCGGTGACGAGGATGCGGCGGCCCGCGACGCGCCTGCGCACCTCCTCCTGGTCGAAGGAGACCACGTCCCGGGGCAGCAGGTGCTCCGGGCTCAGCTCGTGCAACATCGCGGCGGTGATCTTCTGATCGAGATAGGCGAAGGAGGCGGGAATGATCTTGAAACCAACGCTCTGGTTCTTGCACAGGCCGAGGATGTGGCGGATGCGCTCGGGAGGCAGGCGGGGGATGGCGATGAGCACCTGGGTCACGCGGTGCCTGGCCACCAGCTCCGGCAGGGCGTCGATGGGGCCGAGCACCTGTTTGCCATTGAGGAAGGTGCCGTGCTTGGCCGGGTCGTCGTCCACGAGCCCGATGACATGCCAGGAGCTGTTCGGGGTGCGCAGCAGGTCATGCAGCAGCAGGTCCCCGGCGCTACCCGCCCCGACGACGATCGTCCGCTGCGTGCCCTGGGCCCGGGAGCGCTTCTGCTCGAGGTACCACAGCCGGGCCGTCCGCGGGACGAAGCGGTAGAACCCCAGCAGCGCCGTGGAGAGGATGAACTCGATGGCGACCACCGAACGCGGTGGGGCCTCGAAGAAGGAGAACAACCGGAGCGCCTCGAACACGAGGGTGGCGGACGCGATGGCCAGGACGAGCCGGACCGCCTCGTTGAGACCGGCGCTGCGAAACGACCAGCGCTGCAACCCGAACCGCGCCAGCATGACCAGACGCACCAGGAGCAGCAGCGGCAAACCCTGCTCGAACGCAGTACACCACTGCTTGGGCAACACCCCCTCGAAGCGCAACAGCATCGCGCACAAGAGCGCACTGCCCGTGAGGACCGCATCCGCCAGCAACATGAGCAACGAACGCAGGAGAGGGAAATACCGCTGGCCACCTTCCGCTTGCGCCATCGGGCGCCCGGCAAATAAAAGAACTCCCCCACTCATTCCACGAGCCATCAGCTCTCCTCACTCTGAACTCATGCGGGCAGCGCGCGCGGCGTCGTCGTCCCGCTTAGGTTGACAGTGGAAGATGAACAGAAATGAGATTGATTGATAGCTGCCCTCGAGCGCATGGCACTGTCACCAGAGACACATGAAAGGCAATGAGCCCGCGCCTCGTCCTGTCGGGCAAGTCGCGGGGCGCGCCGCGCCGCGCCACATCTGCATGGCCACGGGCGCGAGCCGCGCACGTGCAGCCCCCACGAAGACTGTTCACGCAGCATCCCGGGAGGTGTGAGGCATGCGTTTCAATGACGAGGTGGGTGGTGCCAATTGCCCATCCAAGCCATATCTTCCGCTCCGGTGAATGCCTGTGCCACAAACGAAAACAAAACCCAAGCTGGTTATCTATGGGTGTGGGGGCCACGGAAAGGTGGTCGCCGACATCGCGTTGGCCCGCGGCATGACCGTCGCGGGTTTCCTCGACGACAGAGCGCTCGAAGGGCAACGGGTCTTCGACCTTCCCATCCTCGGTGGGCCCGCCTGGCTCGAGGTGTGCCGGTCCGAAGTGAGTGTCGCGCTGGGGATTGGAGAGAACCGCGCGCGGTGCCGCATCTACAAGCTGTGCGAAAGGCTGGGAGTGACGCTGGTCACCTTGATCCACCCCACCGCCACCGTGGCGGCGTCCGCCCAGCTCGGAGCGGGCGTCGTGGTCATGGCCCAGGCGGTCATCAACCCGGACGCACGCGTCGCGAATGGGGCGATCATCAACAGCGGCGCCATCGTCGAGCACGACTGCGAGATCGGCGCGTTCGCCCACCTCTCCCCCAACGCGACACTGGGGGGAAACGTGAGGGTCGGCGCCCTCACGCACCTCGGCCTCGCGGCCTCGGTCCTGCCTGGCAAGGCCGTCGGAGAGGAAACGGTGGTCGGCGCCGGCGCGGTGGTCACGTCCGACGTCCCCTCCCGAGTGGTGGTGGCCGGCGTTCCCGCGCGCATTCAACGCCAGCGCGAGGAGCCCTGAGCCCCGCCGCCACCCCGTTCATTCGTCAGGGAGAAGAGAGTTCCGACGGATCCGCGCGGTAGAGCCCGTGCGAGCGCGGTGTATGCCCGGAGCAGGGCTCCTCCGCTGGAGCGGGAACCTCCGCGCGTACCGTGGGTGGGGTCCGGTAGGCCGGGAAATAGAGCTCGGCGAGTGGCTGGGCATGGTGATGCTTCCAGTTCTCGACCAACCGCTCGTACACCTCGTGATGGTGCACCTTCTTCCCATGGTTGAGCGGCAGCGTTCCCTCCGGGTTGAAGCGGTGCTTGAACTGGAAGAGGGAATCCCTCCCCCGGTGGCCCCCGCCGAGGTGGAAGACACACAGCCCGTTGCGCCGTGCCCACAGTGCGATGTGATGGAATTGGAAGGTATTCGTCCCGAGGTTCAACGACGCCGTCTCCGAGGCGCCCAGATGATAGGTGAGCACGTCCCCCTCGCGCAGGCACAGGGCGGCGGAGATCATCCGTCCGTCGAGGAAGACCGCTCCGAGCAGGGCGCTCCGGCCCAGGCTCGAGAAGAGCCGCTCCAGGTACTCCGTCGAGAAGTAGTAGTACGGAAGCGCTCCCACCTTGTCCATCGTGGCCCGGTAGAGGCGATAGAACACCTCCAACTGCTGGAGCGCCTCGTGCCCTTCGAGCACACGAAACTCCAGCCCGCTCTTCAGCGCCTTGCGGATGTTGCGCTGGTGGCTGGGATGATAGCGCTCGAAGAGCTCCTCCTCCGTCCGGATCAGGTCGATGAAAACGCTCTCCCGGTCGTAGACGATGTCCATCGTCCCCTCGAGCAACCGGTGGATGCCCGACAGGGGATGGAAGCGCACGAACTCGCTGACGATGTTCGCGCCGCGGCACCAGGCCTCGAACTCCGCCCGGAACTCCCAGAGGAGTTGCTCGTGGGGCTCCGCGCAGAGAGGGCTCCCATAACCGTAGGTGGGGCTGATGATGTCGTACCACTCCCCCTCGAGCCCCACGTCGCGGGCGAAGGGCAGTGCATGGAGCGGCCTGCGGATGAAGGCATAACACACCGTGCGGCCCTCCTCGTCCTCGTAGACGAAGAGGAGGGGTTCACCATCTCCCATGCAATGGCACAGCTCCGCATAGGCGTGGCGGTAGTAGATGTCCTTGCATGAAGCTCGCGCGTACGCGCGCTCCCACCGCTCCGGTTCGGAGAACGAGATGATCTGGTGCATGGTTCACTGGACTGTGCAGCGTGCATGGAAACGCGGCAAGCAGGCTGTCAGGCGGAGGGGATGAACCACCACTGAACAGCCGGACGCATCAGCGAGCGGAGCAGACGACCCCGACGCAGGCGCCCGCGCCATTGCCTCGCGCGACGTTGCCGCCGCCGTCGCTCACGCCCGGCACATGAAAACCCCAACCCGTGTTGTCGATCGCGACGTTGCGGGACACCGTGAGGGTGCTGGGAACCAACACCCGGAGACCATCCCCCTGGTTGCGCAGGAAGAGATTGCCACTCACCTCGCCGGTGAGCGCGGGTGGCACATACTCCGGCAGATCGGCCAGCGACAGGCCGCTCCCGTTTCCCCACCAGGTACTGCCCTGGACGTCGACCGTCCTGGCCCGGACCAGGAGCTCCCCTCCATTCTCGATGACCCATGAGTCACGCAGCACGAAGTTGAACGGCTCCCAGACCGGCGCGTCGGTGGCGGCGAGTGAGCCGTTGCGCGCGAGCACCGTCTGGACGAACGAAGCCTCCCGGCAGGCACCGTAACCAAACTGGCCGAGCCGCAGGTCGCCCACGACCGTGTTCTGTACGATCGAACTCGACGAGAAGGAGACATCGCCATCCGGGCACCAGATCACGGTCTCGTTCTGGAGGAAGGTCGAGCCCACCACGTCGACGGAATGGCTGTTCGCGGACAACGCGAGCCGGTTGCCGAGGAAGAACGAGGACCGCACCTCGAACACGCCCCTGCTCGCGTCCTGCTCACTGCCCAGTCCCGAGCCATTCCTGATCAGCCGGCAGTCCGTGACCGTCAACGTCGTGTCGCCTCCCCGGTTGTAGACGGCGACCGTGTTGTCGATGAACGTGAGCCCGGACAGCCCCACCCGCTCCGGGGAAGGCAGCGACTCGCCGCCGACGACATAGCCATGGTCGAACCCCCGGATCGTGCCGTTCCTCACCGTGCTGTTGGCCGAGACCCTGAGGCCCTCGGACACGCCCGTCTCCGGGCCCACGCGGCGCACGGTGTGGCCGCCGAGATCGAGGATGACGCCCGCCCCGGCGATTCGAAGCGCGGGGACCTCCGTGCCCGGGCACGAGAGATCGCGAGTGAGCCGGGTGCTCGCGGTGAGGGTGTCACCGCATTGGACACCGGCCTGCTTCGCCTCCGCTTCCCCGCTCCGCACGGTGGCTGCGCCCGAGAGAAGCATCATCAGACCCATCGCCACGGTGACAACACCTTGTGCCTGACCCATGATGCCCCCCGGTCCATGGACCCTTGCCCAGCCCATGGACGCTAAACACCCACCCGTCGGCGGACAAACCGTACCGGAAGGCGGACAGGAGTGACGTCCCGGACAAAGATGGGGCGGATGTCCATCACATCACGAGCACTGCGACTCCAGGGTGGATCCACCGCGAGCGCGCCGCTCCGTCGTGGGCGCATGCGGCTGCCCGTGTCCGTCGTTCCGGTCTGAGCGACAGGAGCGCCTCACTCCTCCACGGTGGAGAAGATCCGGGCGCGGATGTCGTTGGGCGTGTCGGAGGCCATGTCCCACAGGTTGATCATGATGATGCCCGCGAGCTTGTGTTCGGGATCGACCCAGGCGTGGCTCTTGAAGATGCCAGGCCAGAAGTAGTTGCCCACCGGGCCCTGCGCCTTCACCAGAGCGGGGTCCTCCTGCACCCCAAAGCCCAGACCGAAGCCGGTGCCGTAGAAATCCGCTCGCAGGGCGCCAATCTGGTTCCGGGTCATCTGCTCGACCGTCTCCCGCTTCAGCAGGCGCGCGCCCGCGAGTTCGCCACCGTTGGCCATCATCTGGAGGAAGCGCGCATAGTCTCTCGCCGTGGACACCAGCCCCGCGCCGCCCGAGCGGTAGGATTTGGCGCCGGTGGTCTGGAAGTCCGGCGCGTAGGAGAAGAAGCCCTCGACCACGTTGGTGCCCGTCTCGGGCACGCGCTCGAGCGCACCCGAGGAGGCGCGCCGGTACAGGGCGACCAGGCGGGAGGCCTTGTCCTCTGGAGGGAAGAAGGACGTGTCCTTCATCCCCAGGGGCGTGAAGATGCGCTCCTGGAAGAACCGGTCCAGCGGCACTCCGGAGACCTGCTCGACGAGGTAGCCGAGGAGATCCGTGTTGAGGCCGTAGGTGAAAGCCGCGCCCGGCTGATGCTCGAGCGGCAGCGAGGCCAGGGCGCGCGACTGGTCCGCGAGCGTCCATGAGGTGTGCTCGAAGCCGTCGACGATGCCAGTCTTCTGGTAGAGCGGACCGAGCGGCTCGCCCATGAAGCGATAGGAGATGCCGGAGGTGTGCGTCAGCAGGTGCCGCACGGTGATGGGCGTCTGGGCCGGCACGGTACTGGAGGCTCCGCCAGAAGCCGACGGAGGAGAGGCCAGCACCTGGACGCTCCCCCACTCGGGCAGATACTTCGAGATGGGCTCCTCCAGGCCGAGCTTGCCCTCCTCCACCAACATCATCACCGCGACGCTGGTGATGGGCTTCGTCATGGATGCGATGCGGAACAGGGCATCCTCCCGCAGCGCCTTGCCCTGCTCACGGTCCATCTGGCCGATGGCCGTCACATAGGAGTCCGAACCATCGGTGCGCTGGAGGAGCACGACCGCTCCCGGAATCTTCTGGGTGTCCACCTGCTCCCGAAGGAGCGCCTCCACCGGCCGCATCCGCCGCGCGAGCGGAGAGGCGCACGCGGACAACAGCAAGGCACTGCACACGAGGAGGAACTTCGACCACGACCTTCCTGACAACCGGACCATGACGGACGCTCCTGACGGGATGAAAGGCGAGGGCATTCCATTCGTCTTCGGTCGTCTCCGCCACCGGAAAGCCCCAAGTGTTGGCCGAGCGGCGCGCTCCGGCACCAGCGAGCAATGGCTGTCCGGTGCACGGTGGCGCATATCCTACGAGCCCCAGGGAATAGCTCCCGGCCTCGCCAGGCGACCGAGACCAGGCCCACCTTCGCACTCCATCCCGAGCAAGCACCACCTCTTGCGTCATCCCCTCTCTCCGGGCAGTCGCGACCCGTTGCAATGCCAGCCGCTTTCCGGGGAGCGGCGGGGGAGTCATGACGCCCATGCGATTCACGTTCCTTGAACCCTTCAGGAGGAATGCGTGGTCGTTCGCACTGCTCTTCCTGGTGGCCGTGGCCCTGCCAACCGACTGTCAAACAGACGCGCCGCCGGGCGAGCCACCCACACCGCAAGCGCGGCCCCTGCGCAACAGCACCGCCTGGGTCTTCCTGCGCCAGAAGGTGGACCTGAGCCCGGCCTTCGAGATGAAGGACTGGGGTGCGCGCGGACGCTTCGTCGTGGAGCAACTCCAGTCCGTGGCCCGCGCCAGCCAGGGCGATCTCCGCACCCAGCTGCGGAGCCAGGGCGTGGAGCACCAGCCCTACTGGCTCCTCAACGCCATCCGCGTGAAAGCGGACGACGAGACCCTCAAGGCCCTGGCCCGGCGGCCCGACGTCGAGCGCATCCTCCTGGAGGAGAAGTACCGCATCCCGACGCCACGCCCCGGGGTGAGGCTGCAACCCACGCCCGGAGCCCTCGAGTGGAACGTCGCCCGCGTCCGCGCCCCCGAGGTCTGGTCCACCTTCGGCATCCGCGGCGAGGGCATCGTCATCGGCAGCATCGACACCGGCGTCCAGTTCGACCACCCCGCGCTGGCCCGGCAGTACCGCGGGCGTCTCCCGGATGGGAGCCTGGCTCACGACTACAACTGGTTCGATCCCTCCCAGGTCTGCGGAAGCCCCTCGCTGGCGCCCTGCGACAACATCGGCCACGGCACGCACACCCTGGGCACCATCGCGGGGGATGATGACGGCGGCAACCAGATTGGCGTGGCGCCGGGCGTGCGGTGGGTGGCCGCCAAGGGCTGCGAGGAGCTGAGCTGCTCGACCGAGGCGCTGCTGGCCGCTGGCCAGTGGATGCTCGCCCCCACGGATCTGAGCGGCAACAACCCGCGGCCGGATCTGCGGCCGCACATCATCAACAACTCGTGGGCAGATGGGCCGACGGATCCCTTCTTCCGGCCCATCGTGCAGGCCTGGGTCGCCGCGGGCATCTTCCCCGTCTTCTCCGTCGGCAACCCCGAGCCGGCCACCTGCGGCAGCGTGGGCGTGCCGGCCGCGTACCCCGAGAGCTATGGGGTCGGCGCCTTCGACAGCAACGGGAACATCGCCTCCTTCTCCGCCCGGGGCCCCTCGGCTTTCGAGGGCCTCACCCGGCCCGACATCGCCGCGCCCGGCGTGGACATCCGCAGCAGCATGCCGGGCAACGGCTACAGCTCCTTCAGCGGCACCTCCATGGCGGCGCCTCACGTGGCGGCCACGGTGGCGCTGATGTGGTCCGCGGCTCCGTCGCTGATGGGCGACGTGGCGGCCACCCGCGCGCTGCTCGATGCGTCGGCGGTGGACCGGGAAGATCTGAGCTGCGGAGGCACGCCGGGAGACAACAACGTCTGGGGGGAGGGCCAGCTCGACGCCTTCGCCGCCGTGGAGCGCTCTCCCGTCGGGCCCACCGGCATCGTGAACGGCGTGGTGACCGATGCGTCCACCGGGGCCCCCCTGGCCGGCGCGCGGGTCGTGGCCGAGGGACCCATCTCACGGGAAACGCTCACGGATGCGGAGGGCCGGTACTCCCTGACGCTGCCGGTGGGGACGTATCGCGTCTCCGCCACCCTCTTCGGCTACGAGCGCCAGAGCGTGGAGGGCGTGGTGGTGACCGAGGGCGGCGTCGTCC
Proteins encoded in this window:
- a CDS encoding polysaccharide biosynthesis protein translates to MLLADAVLTGSALLCAMLLRFEGVLPKQWCTAFEQGLPLLLLVRLVMLARFGLQRWSFRSAGLNEAVRLVLAIASATLVFEALRLFSFFEAPPRSVVAIEFILSTALLGFYRFVPRTARLWYLEQKRSRAQGTQRTIVVGAGSAGDLLLHDLLRTPNSSWHVIGLVDDDPAKHGTFLNGKQVLGPIDALPELVARHRVTQVLIAIPRLPPERIRHILGLCKNQSVGFKIIPASFAYLDQKITAAMLHELSPEHLLPRDVVSFDQEEVRRRVAGRRILVTGSAGSIGSEIARQIASHGPASLVLLDINENELYFLVRQLQERYPLLSVSAIVADIRDQERLMRIGREHAPEYVFHAAAHKHVPLMEDSPEEAIKNNVFGTLNVARMADVCGVERFVLISTDKAVHPTSVMGASKRLAEMVIRDVAARSHTSFTAVRFGNVLGSAGSVVPLFKQQIQRGGPVTVTHPDCTRYFMVIPEAVGLVVQAGLAGYGELCILDMGTPVRIAELAANMITMSGLVPGKDIPIVYTGLRPGEKLEETLLSEEEELTQQVRNRIKVARSPLPPADFQLQLERLRRVAQSGDSTGVLLALRHLIPTYKPARLGVGEPSEQR
- a CDS encoding acetyltransferase, which translates into the protein MPVPQTKTKPKLVIYGCGGHGKVVADIALARGMTVAGFLDDRALEGQRVFDLPILGGPAWLEVCRSEVSVALGIGENRARCRIYKLCERLGVTLVTLIHPTATVAASAQLGAGVVVMAQAVINPDARVANGAIINSGAIVEHDCEIGAFAHLSPNATLGGNVRVGALTHLGLAASVLPGKAVGEETVVGAGAVVTSDVPSRVVVAGVPARIQRQREEP
- a CDS encoding lipid II:glycine glycyltransferase FemX — translated: MHQIISFSEPERWERAYARASCKDIYYRHAYAELCHCMGDGEPLLFVYEDEEGRTVCYAFIRRPLHALPFARDVGLEGEWYDIISPTYGYGSPLCAEPHEQLLWEFRAEFEAWCRGANIVSEFVRFHPLSGIHRLLEGTMDIVYDRESVFIDLIRTEEELFERYHPSHQRNIRKALKSGLEFRVLEGHEALQQLEVFYRLYRATMDKVGALPYYYFSTEYLERLFSSLGRSALLGAVFLDGRMISAALCLREGDVLTYHLGASETASLNLGTNTFQFHHIALWARRNGLCVFHLGGGHRGRDSLFQFKHRFNPEGTLPLNHGKKVHHHEVYERLVENWKHHHAQPLAELYFPAYRTPPTVRAEVPAPAEEPCSGHTPRSHGLYRADPSELSSP
- a CDS encoding serine hydrolase domain-containing protein; the protein is MVRLSGRSWSKFLLVCSALLLSACASPLARRMRPVEALLREQVDTQKIPGAVVLLQRTDGSDSYVTAIGQMDREQGKALREDALFRIASMTKPITSVAVMMLVEEGKLGLEEPISKYLPEWGSVQVLASPPSASGGASSTVPAQTPITVRHLLTHTSGISYRFMGEPLGPLYQKTGIVDGFEHTSWTLADQSRALASLPLEHQPGAAFTYGLNTDLLGYLVEQVSGVPLDRFFQERIFTPLGMKDTSFFPPEDKASRLVALYRRASSGALERVPETGTNVVEGFFSYAPDFQTTGAKSYRSGGAGLVSTARDYARFLQMMANGGELAGARLLKRETVEQMTRNQIGALRADFYGTGFGLGFGVQEDPALVKAQGPVGNYFWPGIFKSHAWVDPEHKLAGIIMINLWDMASDTPNDIRARIFSTVEE